The proteins below come from a single Halomicroarcula saliterrae genomic window:
- a CDS encoding universal stress protein has translation MYDNVLVATDGSSGTTETLAHAVSIARDNDALLHGLYVVDRRLVLAAEKETQDDVRHSLQEEGEVALDDIAVGGEEAGLEVETRMEEGIPHKLIVDYAESADIDLVVMGTHGRTGRDRVANLGSVTERVVESSPVPVLVVHID, from the coding sequence ATGTACGACAACGTACTGGTCGCGACCGACGGCAGTTCCGGGACGACCGAGACGCTCGCCCACGCCGTCTCTATCGCCCGCGACAACGACGCCCTGCTGCACGGACTCTACGTCGTCGACCGGCGGCTGGTGCTGGCCGCCGAAAAAGAGACCCAGGACGACGTGCGCCACTCCCTTCAGGAAGAGGGAGAGGTCGCGCTCGACGACATCGCTGTCGGCGGGGAGGAGGCCGGTCTGGAGGTGGAGACGCGCATGGAAGAGGGCATCCCACACAAGCTCATCGTGGACTACGCCGAGTCGGCCGATATCGACCTCGTCGTGATGGGGACACACGGCCGGACCGGCCGCGACCGGGTGGCGAACCTCGGCAGCGTCACCGAGCGCGTCGTCGAGAGCTCGCCCGTCCCGGTGCTGGTCGTCCACATCGACTAG